Proteins from a genomic interval of Rubinisphaera italica:
- the tssH gene encoding type VI secretion system ATPase TssH, which translates to MVSVNLKSLVGKLNPTTQRTLEGAAGLCLSRTNYNVELEHWLYKLVEEPDTDLTIIFKQFDVNPARVLQELTSSMDRFKTGNARPPALSPDLITAIREAWILGSVEYGSSLVRTGYLLAAILADETLGRTVAGASSELKQITAPQLLSQLSVLLPESREAGGEAISSKTARPSSGGQPVKPGGVSKTPSLDQFTVDMTERARQGEIDPVLGRDEEISQVVDILTRRRQNNPIIVGEPGVGKTAAVEGFALRIAAGDVPEPLKNVSLRSLDLALLQAGAGVKGEFENRLKSVLNEVKSSPQPIIMFIDEAHTMIGAGGSAGQGDAANLLKPALARGELRTIAATTWAEYKKYFEKDAALARRFQVVQVGEPPEKSAIEMIRGIVDVLEKHHHVRILDEAVRDAVVLSKRYISGRHLPDKAVSLIDTACARVAMSYQATPGQVTDLHRREEQLDVAIKILERESAAGSDHKEEIEELIAEKEAVTADLQAIEERWKSELELVQEIRDAREQLMNGPSEGEEKDADAKPVTLDSLKALNEKLDTIQGDAPLVHVCVDSQAIAEVVSNWTGIPVGRMVSDEISNILHLKDRMEGRVVGQSHGLSAIAKSVQTSRAKLKDPQRPIGVFMLAGPSGVGKTETAITLAELLYGGEQNMTTINMSEFKEEHKVSLLMGSPPGYVGYGEGGILTEAVRRRPYSVVLLDELEKAHEGVQEIFYQVFDKGILRDGEGRDIDFKNTVIIMTSNAGTDLITKLCEDPDTMPNAEGLTAALHQELMKTFKPAFLGRCTLIPYFPLSEDVLRNIIHLKLKKVVNRVQDNHRATLEYTPAVVDSILSRCQEVASGARNVDNILNGTMLPELSTEFLSALATGKTITTAKIDVAEDDQFTYDIQ; encoded by the coding sequence ATGGTCAGCGTCAATCTCAAATCACTGGTTGGTAAGCTCAATCCGACAACGCAGCGAACACTTGAAGGAGCAGCTGGGCTTTGTTTGTCGCGGACAAATTATAATGTCGAACTGGAACACTGGCTCTATAAACTGGTTGAAGAACCCGATACCGATCTCACCATCATTTTCAAACAGTTCGATGTTAACCCCGCCCGCGTGTTGCAGGAGTTGACCTCGTCTATGGATCGGTTTAAAACTGGAAACGCCCGCCCGCCAGCATTGTCTCCGGATTTGATCACAGCAATTCGTGAAGCCTGGATTCTAGGTTCCGTCGAGTACGGCAGTTCTCTTGTTCGTACTGGATATTTGCTGGCCGCGATACTGGCGGATGAAACGCTTGGTCGAACCGTCGCGGGTGCATCCAGTGAACTGAAGCAAATCACTGCCCCACAATTATTGAGCCAACTTTCTGTCCTGTTACCTGAATCTCGTGAAGCGGGTGGTGAAGCAATTTCTTCAAAGACCGCCCGCCCTTCTTCAGGTGGGCAGCCGGTCAAGCCGGGAGGTGTATCGAAAACACCTTCGCTCGATCAATTCACGGTCGATATGACGGAACGTGCCCGTCAGGGTGAGATCGATCCTGTGCTCGGACGTGATGAAGAAATCAGTCAGGTCGTCGATATTCTGACTCGCCGTCGGCAGAACAATCCAATTATAGTGGGAGAGCCGGGTGTCGGTAAAACGGCTGCGGTGGAAGGCTTCGCACTTCGCATCGCAGCAGGAGATGTTCCCGAGCCGTTGAAAAATGTTTCTTTGCGATCGCTCGATCTGGCATTGTTGCAGGCAGGAGCTGGAGTGAAAGGTGAGTTCGAAAATCGATTAAAGTCGGTACTGAATGAAGTGAAATCCTCACCTCAGCCAATCATTATGTTCATCGATGAAGCACACACGATGATCGGAGCTGGCGGTTCTGCGGGACAGGGCGATGCCGCGAACCTGCTTAAACCGGCTTTGGCACGTGGTGAGTTAAGAACGATCGCTGCGACCACCTGGGCGGAATACAAAAAGTACTTCGAGAAAGACGCGGCTCTGGCTCGTCGCTTTCAGGTCGTACAAGTCGGTGAACCGCCCGAAAAATCAGCCATTGAAATGATTCGTGGTATCGTCGATGTTCTGGAGAAGCACCATCATGTGCGCATTCTCGATGAAGCGGTTCGCGATGCGGTTGTGTTGTCCAAACGATACATTTCCGGGCGACACCTTCCTGATAAAGCGGTCAGTCTGATTGACACGGCTTGTGCTCGTGTGGCGATGAGTTATCAGGCGACTCCCGGTCAAGTAACCGATTTGCACCGACGTGAAGAGCAGCTCGATGTAGCGATTAAAATTCTCGAACGAGAATCGGCAGCGGGGAGCGACCACAAGGAAGAAATCGAAGAATTGATTGCCGAAAAAGAAGCCGTCACCGCTGATCTGCAGGCGATCGAAGAACGCTGGAAAAGCGAACTCGAACTCGTGCAGGAAATTCGAGATGCACGGGAACAGTTGATGAATGGTCCTTCTGAAGGCGAAGAGAAAGACGCGGATGCGAAACCAGTCACGTTGGATTCCCTGAAAGCACTTAACGAAAAACTGGATACGATTCAGGGGGATGCTCCGCTGGTGCATGTCTGTGTCGACTCCCAGGCGATTGCCGAAGTCGTTTCCAACTGGACGGGAATTCCTGTCGGGCGAATGGTTTCGGATGAAATTTCGAACATTCTGCATCTGAAAGATCGGATGGAAGGCCGCGTTGTTGGTCAATCTCATGGATTGTCTGCAATTGCCAAAAGCGTACAAACTTCCCGCGCGAAATTGAAAGATCCGCAGCGACCAATTGGCGTCTTCATGCTGGCCGGGCCGAGTGGTGTGGGGAAAACCGAAACGGCAATTACCCTGGCCGAGTTGCTTTACGGCGGCGAGCAGAACATGACGACGATTAATATGTCGGAGTTCAAGGAAGAGCATAAAGTCTCCCTGCTGATGGGATCGCCTCCCGGCTACGTTGGTTATGGCGAAGGGGGCATTCTGACAGAAGCGGTTCGACGTCGACCATACAGCGTGGTTCTGCTCGATGAACTGGAAAAAGCGCACGAAGGGGTGCAGGAGATTTTCTATCAGGTCTTCGACAAAGGTATTCTGCGTGATGGCGAAGGTCGGGATATCGATTTCAAGAATACCGTCATCATCATGACTTCGAATGCGGGGACGGATCTCATCACAAAATTATGTGAAGATCCCGACACGATGCCGAATGCCGAAGGTTTGACCGCTGCACTGCATCAGGAGTTGATGAAAACATTCAAGCCAGCCTTCCTTGGTCGCTGCACGTTGATTCCTTACTTCCCATTATCCGAAGATGTTCTGCGGAATATTATTCATCTGAAATTGAAGAAGGTGGTAAATCGCGTGCAGGATAATCACCGGGCGACTCTCGAATACACACCGGCTGTGGTCGATAGTATTTTGAGTCGATGTCAGGAAGTGGCCAGTGGAGCTCGAAATGTCGATAACATTTTGAATGGCACAATGCTACCCGAGTTGAGCACCGAGTTTTTATCGGCACTGGCTACCGGAAAGACTATTACAACCGCTAAGATCGACGTCGCAGAGGACGATCAGTTCACCTACGACATTCAATAA
- the mscL gene encoding large conductance mechanosensitive channel protein MscL, protein MVWKIVQDFKKFTLRGNMLDLAIGFTVGAAFTTVVKSFVNDILMPPIGLLTGGTDFSDLYAVLAPPEGGQIPEGGYASLGAATEAGAVTLNYGVFINNCLSLLIVSAAIFIVIRLINRVDEKLDNVFDEDPPPPEEPSDKKCPHCRTVIPFRASRCPNCTSELEPVEGAATA, encoded by the coding sequence ATGGTCTGGAAAATTGTTCAGGATTTTAAAAAGTTTACGCTCCGTGGCAACATGCTCGATCTGGCAATCGGATTTACGGTCGGAGCAGCCTTCACGACGGTCGTAAAATCGTTCGTGAACGATATTCTCATGCCACCAATTGGCTTATTAACCGGCGGCACGGATTTTTCAGATCTGTACGCCGTACTTGCCCCACCAGAAGGAGGGCAGATTCCTGAAGGGGGATATGCAAGCCTGGGAGCAGCTACGGAAGCCGGAGCGGTCACGCTCAATTATGGCGTATTTATCAACAACTGTCTCTCACTACTGATCGTCTCGGCTGCCATCTTCATTGTGATTCGTCTCATCAACCGCGTTGACGAAAAACTCGACAATGTCTTCGATGAAGACCCCCCGCCACCGGAAGAACCCTCCGATAAGAAGTGTCCTCATTGCCGAACGGTCATCCCTTTCCGAGCCAGTCGCTGCCCGAATTGTACTTCGGAACTGGAGCCAGTTGAGGGTGCTGCGACAGCGTGA
- a CDS encoding helix-turn-helix domain-containing protein codes for MRTIFTTGQVAKICKVAPRTVSKWFDSGRLRGYRIPGSQDRRIPREHLIRFLKEHGMPLGELEDEAMGKLLLVGIEGPIRTMLGEVLPLEDFKLESAASGFEAGIQAESLHPDGVIIDFAMGRNEALMIAQNLRKNADYNDTVLVGLISDDDSASGFDRTLFNETFRKPFDIALLAERVRTLITRKKAIA; via the coding sequence ATGAGGACAATCTTCACAACTGGACAGGTTGCAAAAATCTGTAAAGTTGCTCCAAGAACCGTAAGTAAATGGTTCGACTCTGGTCGACTCCGCGGTTATCGAATTCCCGGTTCACAAGACCGACGAATTCCCCGCGAGCATTTGATCAGATTTTTGAAAGAACATGGCATGCCTCTCGGCGAGCTGGAAGATGAAGCGATGGGCAAACTGCTCCTCGTTGGCATCGAAGGCCCGATCCGTACGATGCTTGGCGAAGTTCTTCCTTTGGAGGATTTTAAACTGGAATCCGCCGCAAGTGGATTTGAAGCCGGCATTCAAGCAGAATCGCTGCACCCGGATGGAGTCATCATCGACTTCGCCATGGGCCGCAACGAAGCTCTGATGATTGCCCAGAACCTGCGAAAAAATGCTGATTACAACGACACCGTGCTCGTTGGACTGATCAGCGACGACGACAGTGCCAGCGGTTTCGATCGCACACTGTTCAATGAAACGTTCCGTAAACCGTTCGATATTGCCCTCTTGGCAGAACGTGTGCGGACACTGATCACCCGGAAAAAAGCAATTGCCTGA
- a CDS encoding Hcp family type VI secretion system effector yields MAFDAFLQIDGIPGESTDSKHKDWIEIIDYSHTMAQKISDTASSSGARASERANHGLFIVTKDLDKSSPKLAVSLNTGASIATVRMELCRATGDKQLYMVYEMKDVIVADISVQGDMTGERSVPTEVVSFNYGEIEWTYTVTDQKTGKAAGDITGKWSVVENTGG; encoded by the coding sequence ATGGCTTTTGATGCGTTTTTGCAGATTGACGGAATTCCTGGCGAAAGTACTGATTCCAAGCACAAAGACTGGATCGAAATTATCGATTACAGTCACACAATGGCGCAGAAAATCAGTGATACCGCAAGTAGCTCAGGAGCTCGCGCTTCAGAACGAGCCAATCACGGACTGTTCATTGTCACAAAAGACCTCGACAAATCGAGCCCGAAGCTGGCCGTCTCTTTGAATACAGGAGCTTCGATTGCCACAGTTCGTATGGAACTCTGCAGAGCCACCGGCGACAAACAGTTGTATATGGTTTACGAAATGAAGGACGTGATCGTCGCCGATATTTCCGTTCAAGGAGATATGACTGGCGAACGCAGCGTCCCGACCGAAGTCGTATCCTTCAACTACGGCGAAATCGAATGGACTTATACAGTCACCGATCAGAAAACTGGGAAAGCTGCTGGCGATATCACTGGGAAGTGGAGTGTTGTTGAAAATACTGGTGGTTAA
- a CDS encoding phytanoyl-CoA dioxygenase family protein yields the protein MISSHFSSAEIEQYQQDGFLLIEDFLNPEEASLLQQASHNDAILQKAAMDVKDAAGRKTNLSLWNHPGDDIYGVIARSERVVTRMEQLLNDEVYHYHSKLSAKEPRVGGAWEWHQDYGYWYKNGCLLPTMASVFIAVDPATKENGCMQVLTGSHRMGRIDHHFEGEQTGADLDRVELAKQRFPLLYCEMKAGTALFFDGNLLHRSDPNLSDSPRWGLICCYNTKTNDPLIPHHHPGYTPLSKLPDSAIRETGVKTASRQSQFLKQAEDRTSRVIGEVGEHG from the coding sequence ATGATCAGTTCCCATTTTTCTTCTGCTGAAATCGAACAGTATCAGCAAGATGGCTTTTTACTGATCGAAGACTTTCTCAATCCCGAAGAAGCTTCGCTACTTCAGCAGGCCAGTCATAACGATGCGATCCTGCAGAAAGCCGCGATGGATGTCAAAGATGCTGCTGGGCGGAAGACGAATCTTTCACTCTGGAATCATCCCGGCGACGACATCTATGGCGTGATCGCGCGGAGTGAGCGGGTTGTCACTCGGATGGAACAACTGCTCAACGATGAAGTCTACCACTATCATTCTAAGTTGAGTGCCAAAGAGCCTCGTGTTGGTGGCGCCTGGGAATGGCATCAGGATTATGGCTACTGGTACAAGAACGGTTGCCTGCTGCCGACGATGGCCAGCGTGTTTATTGCGGTCGATCCCGCGACTAAAGAAAACGGCTGCATGCAGGTGTTGACCGGTTCGCATCGCATGGGGCGGATCGATCATCACTTTGAAGGCGAACAGACCGGAGCCGATCTTGATCGGGTCGAACTGGCGAAACAACGCTTCCCGCTCCTCTATTGCGAAATGAAAGCAGGCACGGCTCTCTTTTTTGATGGCAATCTGCTGCATCGATCCGATCCGAATTTGAGCGACTCACCCCGCTGGGGGTTAATTTGCTGCTACAACACGAAAACAAACGATCCACTTATTCCCCATCACCATCCCGGCTACACACCACTGAGCAAATTGCCGGACTCCGCGATTCGAGAAACGGGTGTCAAAACCGCTTCCAGACAAAGTCAGTTTCTCAAGCAGGCGGAAGACAGAACGAGCCGTGTAATCGGTGAAGTCGGAGAGCACGGATGA
- the tssF gene encoding type VI secretion system baseplate subunit TssF, whose amino-acid sequence MQDDLLRWYNNELGFLRRMGEEFAREHPKIASRLKLGPESSQDPHVERLIEAVAFLNARTRQKIDDDFPELSNAILEVLQPQFLAPIPSMMITQFKIGESEANSVSGYTIEHDTSIETESIQGEPCRFRTSNAVTIWPVQVQGGSCHSRPFKAPMTKNSKEAAGVIHLTLKTRSPEFSINQIEWESLRFYLSGLPQITYPLYETLCNNVTEVAFARSVQDENPLVFSPEIIRQVGFESEDILLPGSERTAWEHRLLTEFFVFPEKFLFFDLEKLDLLRGSDFTEEFHIFFYLNETLAELENDVTASTFQLGCTPTINLFKQRADPIYLTQTEFEYPVCGDVRRPDAVEIYSIDEVTAQDSNGDEFDFQPFYSVDHLHEGTGDQNGFWHSIRRDSKFSETDAQSGSEVFISFVDLSFTTIQRDDWIVNLETTCLNRNLPEKLPYGRGQPKLYFSEEAGAVSDVLALSAPTATVRPPMLNHARWKLISNLSLDHLSLVGDDQAAKALREILAIYDFEESSASRNMIQAIKSVTSRRVTRRIHESNYSGVSRGIEVTVTFDSQVDEPKLFLLACVIERFLGQACTLNSFSQLIVQSDNEDVIWKKWAPRTGSRILL is encoded by the coding sequence ATGCAGGATGATTTACTGCGGTGGTATAACAACGAGCTCGGTTTTCTCCGACGGATGGGGGAAGAGTTTGCGCGGGAGCATCCGAAGATTGCGAGCCGGTTGAAACTCGGACCGGAGTCGAGTCAGGATCCGCATGTTGAGCGATTGATTGAAGCGGTTGCATTTCTAAATGCCCGCACGCGTCAGAAAATCGATGATGATTTCCCCGAGCTTTCCAATGCCATTCTCGAAGTCTTGCAGCCTCAATTCCTGGCTCCGATTCCTTCGATGATGATCACTCAGTTCAAGATTGGTGAAAGCGAAGCCAACTCCGTCAGTGGCTACACGATCGAACATGACACCAGCATTGAAACGGAATCCATTCAAGGCGAACCCTGTCGATTCCGGACCAGCAATGCCGTCACCATCTGGCCGGTTCAGGTGCAAGGAGGGAGTTGTCACAGCAGGCCCTTCAAAGCGCCGATGACGAAAAACTCGAAGGAAGCCGCGGGGGTCATTCATTTGACACTCAAAACGCGATCACCCGAATTTTCGATCAATCAGATCGAATGGGAGTCACTCCGTTTCTACTTGAGTGGACTTCCTCAGATTACTTATCCTCTCTATGAAACTCTCTGCAATAACGTGACAGAAGTCGCGTTCGCTCGTTCTGTTCAGGATGAGAATCCGCTGGTGTTTTCGCCCGAAATTATCCGGCAAGTTGGTTTTGAATCCGAGGATATTTTGTTGCCCGGCTCCGAACGGACGGCTTGGGAACATCGCCTGCTAACGGAGTTCTTTGTCTTCCCCGAAAAGTTTCTATTCTTCGATCTTGAAAAGCTCGACTTACTCAGAGGATCCGATTTTACTGAAGAATTTCATATCTTTTTTTATCTGAATGAGACTTTAGCCGAGTTGGAAAACGATGTGACGGCCTCCACGTTCCAACTGGGATGTACGCCGACGATCAATCTGTTTAAACAACGAGCCGACCCCATTTATCTGACACAAACCGAATTTGAATATCCGGTTTGTGGAGATGTCCGTCGTCCAGATGCTGTGGAAATTTACTCGATTGATGAAGTGACTGCTCAGGATAGCAACGGCGATGAGTTTGATTTTCAGCCGTTCTATTCAGTCGATCACCTGCATGAAGGCACGGGCGATCAAAATGGATTCTGGCATTCGATTCGCCGCGATAGCAAATTCAGCGAGACGGATGCTCAAAGTGGCTCCGAAGTTTTCATTTCTTTTGTGGATTTATCATTTACCACGATTCAACGGGATGACTGGATTGTGAATCTGGAGACGACTTGTCTGAATCGGAATCTACCCGAAAAGCTTCCTTACGGGAGAGGTCAACCGAAGTTGTACTTCTCGGAAGAAGCTGGGGCGGTCAGTGACGTACTGGCTCTTTCTGCACCGACAGCGACCGTACGGCCTCCGATGTTAAATCATGCTCGCTGGAAACTGATTTCGAACTTGAGTCTCGATCATCTCTCCCTCGTCGGAGATGATCAAGCGGCGAAAGCGTTGCGTGAGATTCTGGCAATCTATGATTTTGAAGAGTCGAGTGCCTCCCGAAATATGATTCAGGCGATCAAGTCGGTGACTTCCCGGCGTGTGACTCGCCGCATTCACGAGAGCAACTACAGTGGAGTGAGCCGGGGAATTGAAGTGACGGTGACGTTCGACAGTCAGGTCGATGAGCCGAAACTGTTTTTGCTGGCTTGTGTGATTGAGCGATTTCTCGGACAAGCCTGCACGCTCAATTCTTTTTCTCAATTGATTGTGCAGTCCGACAATGAAGATGTGATCTGGAAGAAATGGGCCCCCAGAACAGGAAGTCGCATCCTCTTATGA
- the tssG gene encoding type VI secretion system baseplate subunit TssG, translating into MIRRLIKMTRKFRLLQAIRLVEMQTIRAQIGRGRLQQIGSNSSPDQEPIRLGSVAKARFAGSEVEEISEEPAGSQPGFSNQLIRLQTSVMGLTGPTGVLPLHYTSLLLQRQKLHDNAMTDFYDIFNHRSLSIFYRAWAKQQIPVSYETSRLIGDRPDRITALLNSLVGQGFSELQKRTPVPDQTLLMFASLFSSRRRTASGLENILWICMKIPVEVEQFQPQWLNLELEERTRLGSRDQEVIANNQLGRSAICGERVFDLQSRFRIVLTTASYLEFASFLPDQKKLKVIQELTRRYVGMEYDFDVQVKLSGKDVPACQLSREQKIPARLGRNSWLRSRSMTGTTGDAVFNIADSA; encoded by the coding sequence ATGATTCGCCGTCTTATCAAAATGACTCGAAAGTTTCGTTTGCTTCAGGCGATCCGTCTGGTGGAAATGCAGACGATTCGTGCACAAATAGGTCGTGGTCGACTTCAACAGATTGGTTCAAATTCGAGTCCAGATCAGGAACCGATCCGCCTCGGCTCGGTTGCCAAAGCTCGTTTCGCCGGCAGCGAAGTCGAGGAGATTTCTGAAGAACCCGCTGGTAGTCAACCCGGATTTTCAAATCAATTGATACGTCTGCAGACATCGGTCATGGGACTGACGGGGCCAACCGGCGTATTGCCATTGCACTATACATCGCTGCTGTTGCAACGCCAAAAGTTGCACGACAATGCGATGACCGACTTTTACGATATTTTCAATCACCGTTCGCTTTCGATTTTTTATCGCGCCTGGGCCAAACAGCAAATTCCGGTCTCCTATGAAACGAGCCGATTGATTGGGGATCGCCCGGATCGAATCACTGCGCTGTTGAACAGTCTGGTCGGTCAGGGATTTTCGGAACTCCAGAAACGAACTCCTGTTCCAGACCAAACGCTTTTGATGTTCGCCTCACTGTTTTCTTCGAGAAGACGAACAGCTTCTGGTCTGGAAAATATTTTGTGGATCTGCATGAAGATTCCTGTCGAGGTCGAGCAGTTCCAGCCTCAATGGTTAAATCTGGAACTGGAGGAGCGGACCAGGCTCGGCAGTCGGGACCAGGAAGTGATCGCGAACAATCAACTGGGGCGATCAGCGATATGTGGTGAGCGTGTCTTCGATTTGCAAAGTCGATTTCGCATTGTTTTGACGACAGCTTCCTATTTAGAATTTGCGAGCTTCCTTCCTGATCAGAAAAAACTGAAGGTCATTCAGGAATTGACCCGACGTTATGTCGGAATGGAGTACGATTTTGACGTTCAGGTAAAACTTTCAGGAAAAGATGTCCCGGCATGTCAATTGAGCCGAGAACAGAAAATACCCGCCCGACTTGGTCGCAACAGTTGGTTGCGAAGTCGTTCGATGACGGGAACCACTGGAGATGCTGTTTTTAATATCGCCGATTCTGCCTGA
- a CDS encoding Gfo/Idh/MocA family protein, whose product MSQPGEYELQTKPILPEDRSIPIGCIGSGFIMADCQIPAYKANGLNPVAIASRSPDKVAAVAKRHGMKSYATHQQLLADESIPIIDIAVPPDVQFDIIREVIQHKHIRGILAQKPLGMNLAEAREIVELCEAAGVTLAVNQNMRYDQSVLAAKSLLQQNALGEPVFATIDMRAVPHWMPWQERLGWLTLRIMSIHHLDTFRYWFGMPSRIFASLRTDPRTSEKFTHVDGICTYILEYENGLRACSWDDVWAGPMTEGAGADHGINWRIEGTAGLAQGTIGWPKYPERCPSTIEYVTKQNPDNWFRPRWDDVWFPDAFAGPMCELLCALEQGIQPVLNGRDNLKTMAMVEACYLSAQQHRAIDPKSL is encoded by the coding sequence ATGAGTCAGCCAGGTGAGTATGAATTGCAGACGAAACCGATTTTGCCAGAAGATCGCTCAATTCCCATCGGCTGCATCGGATCTGGCTTCATCATGGCCGATTGTCAAATTCCTGCTTACAAAGCAAACGGCCTCAATCCTGTTGCGATAGCATCCCGCTCGCCGGATAAAGTCGCCGCAGTTGCAAAGCGACATGGGATGAAATCGTACGCGACACATCAGCAATTGTTGGCAGATGAGTCGATTCCGATCATCGACATTGCCGTCCCACCCGATGTGCAGTTCGACATCATTCGAGAAGTTATCCAGCACAAACACATTCGCGGCATTCTCGCTCAAAAACCGTTGGGCATGAATCTGGCAGAGGCGAGAGAGATTGTCGAACTCTGTGAGGCAGCCGGAGTCACACTGGCTGTCAATCAGAATATGCGCTACGACCAGTCGGTTCTGGCAGCGAAGTCATTACTTCAACAGAATGCTCTCGGCGAACCGGTGTTTGCGACCATCGATATGAGAGCCGTCCCCCATTGGATGCCCTGGCAGGAACGGCTCGGCTGGTTGACATTGCGAATCATGTCGATCCATCACCTTGATACATTCCGCTACTGGTTCGGTATGCCCTCACGAATTTTTGCGAGCTTACGAACCGATCCCCGCACCTCCGAAAAGTTCACTCATGTCGATGGCATCTGCACTTATATCCTCGAATACGAAAACGGCTTGCGGGCCTGCAGTTGGGACGATGTTTGGGCTGGTCCAATGACGGAAGGAGCAGGGGCCGATCATGGAATCAACTGGAGAATTGAAGGAACCGCAGGGCTCGCTCAAGGAACCATTGGCTGGCCGAAGTATCCCGAGCGCTGCCCGAGTACAATCGAATATGTGACGAAGCAGAACCCTGACAACTGGTTTCGCCCCCGCTGGGACGATGTCTGGTTTCCCGATGCCTTCGCAGGACCGATGTGCGAACTGCTATGTGCGTTAGAGCAGGGAATTCAACCAGTGTTGAATGGTCGAGATAATCTCAAAACGATGGCAATGGTCGAGGCGTGCTATCTTTCCGCCCAGCAGCATCGGGCTATTGATCCGAAATCACTTTAA